One region of Pseudoalteromonas galatheae genomic DNA includes:
- a CDS encoding SIMPL domain-containing protein, with the protein MRILTGLLALCLSGFSFAGALPDSPHLYVKGTSFIQVQPDVATIRVAITEKQKSLPTAKENVDKIMAKAIEIAKRFDIKEDDIHAEQLNVYRQTRYNRESNEEEFDGFRVSRSLTVKLKDIKKYPELLQEFVDSGINQFNNTEFGVENEGKYLQSLKKAAIKDAKKAAKELAGEFDVELAKLYSVSFQPMQTPIQPYVRSAAMAMEADQGAYKNAYNTGAITLNAEVYAVYLIE; encoded by the coding sequence ATGCGAATTTTAACTGGCTTACTGGCATTATGTTTATCTGGATTTAGCTTTGCGGGCGCATTGCCTGACTCGCCGCATTTATATGTTAAAGGCACTTCATTTATTCAAGTACAACCCGATGTTGCAACCATACGTGTCGCCATTACCGAAAAGCAAAAATCGCTACCCACAGCCAAAGAAAACGTCGATAAGATTATGGCTAAGGCTATCGAAATCGCTAAACGCTTCGATATTAAAGAAGACGATATTCATGCGGAGCAACTGAATGTTTACAGACAGACACGCTACAATCGCGAATCAAATGAAGAAGAGTTTGATGGTTTTCGTGTGAGCCGAAGCTTGACTGTAAAACTTAAAGACATCAAAAAATACCCAGAGTTACTTCAAGAGTTTGTAGACAGCGGCATCAATCAGTTCAATAACACAGAATTTGGTGTTGAAAATGAAGGCAAATATCTGCAAAGCCTCAAAAAAGCCGCCATTAAAGATGCAAAGAAAGCAGCTAAAGAACTAGCAGGCGAGTTTGATGTTGAGTTAGCAAAACTGTACTCAGTTTCATTCCAACCAATGCAAACGCCAATTCAGCCCTACGTGCGCTCTGCAGCAATGGCGATGGAAGCAGATCAAGGCGCATACAAAAATGCGTATAACACAGGTGCAATTACATTAAACGCGGAAGTCTATGCTGTTTACTTAATTGAGTAA
- a CDS encoding MAPEG family protein yields the protein MITGLYAALLALIYIKLSFNIISLRHRHKVSLGDGGIDELQSAIRIHGNFIEYTPFVLLMMLLLETQQINPYLLHAFGVAFLLSRVAHYVALGKTNLSIRKVAMATTYGVILILASFNLVYYFI from the coding sequence ATGATCACTGGTTTATATGCGGCATTACTGGCACTAATCTATATTAAACTTAGTTTTAACATAATATCACTCAGACACAGACATAAAGTATCGCTTGGAGATGGTGGTATCGATGAACTGCAAAGTGCAATTCGGATCCACGGCAACTTTATCGAGTACACACCTTTCGTACTGTTAATGATGTTGTTACTCGAAACTCAGCAAATCAACCCGTATCTACTTCATGCTTTTGGCGTCGCTTTTTTGCTTTCTCGAGTTGCACACTATGTTGCACTCGGTAAAACTAACTTATCGATCAGAAAAGTAGCGATGGCGACAACATATGGAGTAATACTTATTTTAGCGTCATTCAACCTCGTGTATTACTTTATCTAA
- a CDS encoding sulfotransferase family protein produces MTKQKFLVTGLPRTGTTSLCIAALGAGYKTAHTAYTRQALDNAEFIADTPVFADYEKLYALYPEAKIIQLTRDLEQWLPSIKRLMTAMKENLLSQRGGFNDTIKRCYLETFPDFEKHFEDDGYWRGCYSKHHDRVLNFAKMNHIPFIMVNLTATDAEHTLAEFIGVTQDKVIIPHVNIGGKVTAWKWFSHPNKVGSTRNGKADKDTTLFSMQVRSSP; encoded by the coding sequence ATGACAAAACAAAAATTTCTGGTGACGGGTTTACCCCGAACCGGCACAACAAGCCTATGTATTGCTGCATTAGGTGCTGGATACAAAACAGCACACACTGCATACACGAGGCAAGCATTGGACAATGCTGAATTTATTGCTGATACTCCTGTCTTTGCTGACTATGAAAAATTATATGCTTTATATCCTGAAGCCAAAATAATCCAGTTAACACGAGATTTAGAGCAATGGCTTCCCTCAATTAAACGTTTGATGACGGCAATGAAAGAAAATTTACTGTCACAAAGAGGGGGCTTTAACGACACCATTAAGCGTTGTTATTTAGAAACTTTTCCTGATTTTGAAAAACATTTTGAAGATGATGGTTATTGGCGGGGTTGTTATAGTAAGCATCATGATAGGGTACTTAACTTTGCAAAAATGAATCATATTCCTTTTATTATGGTCAACCTAACCGCGACTGATGCCGAACACACGCTTGCCGAATTTATCGGTGTAACTCAAGACAAAGTGATCATCCCGCATGTTAATATCGGCGGTAAAGTAACTGCATGGAAGTGGTTTTCACATCCCAATAAAGTGGGATCAACACGTAATGGCAAAGCAGATAAAGACACGACGCTGTTTAGCATGCAAGTTCGCTCAAGCCCTTGA
- a CDS encoding tRNA-(ms[2]io[6]A)-hydroxylase: MFELKYHTPFSWTEKVLADFDTFLQDHAAAEKKAAGMAMAMLGHYPDRIKLVKAMADLAIEEMIHFKQVLKILTERGTLLGNDQKDPYIKQMRALFRQGTDEYLIDRLLIGAVIEARGHERFSLVAEALPEGKEKDFYVAIAKSEEKHKNLFVELGYEYFDKLTIDNRLEEILIAEADICKGIPFSAALH; the protein is encoded by the coding sequence ATGTTTGAATTAAAATATCACACACCTTTTAGCTGGACTGAAAAAGTCCTAGCCGACTTTGATACCTTTCTTCAAGATCACGCCGCTGCAGAAAAAAAAGCAGCGGGAATGGCGATGGCAATGCTTGGTCATTACCCAGATAGGATCAAGCTGGTAAAAGCAATGGCAGATCTCGCAATAGAAGAAATGATCCATTTTAAACAGGTACTTAAGATCTTAACCGAGCGTGGTACGCTACTAGGTAACGATCAAAAAGACCCCTATATAAAACAAATGCGCGCACTTTTCCGCCAAGGCACAGATGAATATTTAATTGATAGATTGCTGATTGGCGCAGTAATTGAGGCTAGGGGCCATGAGCGTTTTTCTTTAGTTGCAGAAGCGCTTCCTGAAGGCAAAGAGAAAGACTTTTATGTTGCCATTGCTAAGTCAGAAGAAAAGCATAAAAACCTCTTTGTGGAGCTCGGCTATGAGTATTTCGACAAATTAACAATAGATAACCGCCTAGAAGAAATTCTCATCGCAGAAGCAGATATCTGCAAAGGCATTCCATTTAGCGCTGCGCTTCATTAG
- a CDS encoding S41 family peptidase: protein MKLSAFLCTSFILTSNFAAKAETFSALNAWKELDHNLQTHYAYLEDFKGYQQTRQLFEKKLNNLDSKQAFIDLSQAYLRHFTDPHLNLGPLNEEDYSVYPTGADMYVEFYDNSALIIDVKRSSDADVKGLKPGDIVVKIDGNTITQAIQDVMQVPLSQLNKAQKSYALNVALGGKRYKTREIEFKRDTKLVTVELAASYDAINALGNGPKVSYEKIDEFGHIRFNNAMGNTQTVAEFKAALKSLGEVKGYIIDLRNTPSGGNTGVAEPILGHFTAAPSVYQKYRTQTGTVQFNKSELKDALTKPAKQQIKVPFVVLAGRWTGSIGEGMTIGFDALGADAIIGAPMADLLGGIKRLDLAQSDAWVEVGFERLYHVNGGFREDFEPNIIVAGDMDKNGKDVALETAVSVLHSKTISGQKVSRKHPTKF from the coding sequence ATGAAATTAAGTGCTTTTTTATGCACCAGCTTCATTCTAACTTCAAATTTTGCAGCAAAAGCTGAGACCTTTAGCGCATTGAATGCTTGGAAAGAACTCGATCATAACTTGCAAACCCATTACGCTTATTTAGAGGACTTTAAAGGTTACCAACAAACTCGGCAGTTATTTGAAAAGAAGTTAAATAACTTAGACTCGAAGCAGGCCTTTATTGACTTAAGCCAAGCATATTTACGCCACTTTACAGATCCGCATCTCAATCTAGGTCCATTAAATGAAGAGGATTACAGTGTCTATCCAACAGGTGCAGATATGTATGTCGAATTCTATGATAACAGTGCACTTATTATTGACGTCAAGCGTAGCAGCGATGCAGATGTTAAAGGATTAAAACCCGGAGATATCGTGGTGAAGATAGATGGAAATACGATAACTCAAGCCATCCAAGACGTAATGCAGGTGCCATTGAGTCAATTAAATAAGGCTCAGAAGAGTTACGCACTGAATGTTGCGTTAGGAGGAAAACGTTATAAAACACGCGAAATTGAATTTAAAAGGGATACAAAGTTAGTCACCGTCGAACTTGCCGCAAGTTACGATGCAATAAATGCGCTAGGCAATGGGCCTAAAGTATCCTACGAAAAAATAGATGAATTTGGTCATATTCGATTTAATAACGCCATGGGTAACACCCAAACCGTTGCTGAGTTTAAGGCTGCATTAAAGTCTCTAGGTGAAGTGAAAGGTTATATTATTGACCTTAGAAATACTCCCAGCGGCGGAAATACAGGCGTAGCAGAACCCATACTTGGACATTTTACTGCTGCGCCAAGCGTATATCAAAAGTACCGTACGCAAACAGGAACTGTACAATTCAACAAATCAGAGTTAAAAGACGCACTCACTAAACCAGCAAAGCAACAGATAAAGGTTCCGTTTGTCGTACTTGCTGGACGCTGGACTGGCAGCATTGGAGAAGGAATGACAATAGGTTTTGATGCTTTGGGTGCGGATGCAATAATTGGTGCACCGATGGCTGATTTACTCGGCGGGATCAAACGTCTCGACCTTGCTCAAAGTGACGCTTGGGTTGAAGTTGGATTTGAACGTTTATATCACGTAAATGGTGGTTTTCGTGAAGACTTCGAACCAAATATAATCGTGGCTGGCGACATGGATAAAAATGGTAAAGACGTAGCATTAGAAACAGCAGTGTCAGTTTTACATTCGAAAACGATTTCAGGTCAAAAAGTATCCCGTAAACATCCAACGAAATTTTGA
- a CDS encoding zinc ribbon domain-containing protein, which yields MANEVLGVVTCPHCGSDATVHRQASRNAKLYYRCYDGPKGPCGTVQITLEGGQWWLTNNMRPLTGAEAEEAAHEAAELAREAQLKAAKQKSGIFTALFGDDDA from the coding sequence ATGGCTAATGAAGTTTTGGGCGTTGTTACGTGTCCACATTGCGGCAGTGACGCCACAGTACACCGTCAGGCGAGCCGAAACGCAAAATTGTACTACCGATGCTACGACGGCCCCAAAGGCCCGTGTGGAACCGTGCAGATCACCTTAGAGGGCGGTCAATGGTGGCTCACTAACAATATGCGCCCATTAACTGGCGCTGAGGCTGAAGAAGCCGCCCACGAAGCCGCAGAGCTTGCCAGAGAGGCACAGCTCAAAGCAGCAAAACAAAAATCAGGAATATTTACCGCATTATTTGGAGATGACGACGCATGA
- a CDS encoding P-loop NTPase family protein codes for MTRAKRPAKRQDPSLPNENILIVGASGSGKSAFLRETVDFKQRRIIAWDPEEDYPLPRVRSLEAFLKLAKKSGFGPIRCALTVAPTEENFEQFSAIAFALAHAAAPMTIIADEIADVTRVSKASFHWGQLCRKVRKYGGRLCAITQRPQEADKTIMNQVEYTWCGALKTTASAKYMAAEMGITLEKLQSIQNIHRKQVQYWIRKGTDAATMETIKF; via the coding sequence ATGACCAGAGCAAAGCGGCCAGCTAAGCGACAAGACCCATCATTACCGAATGAAAACATTCTCATCGTTGGTGCTTCTGGTAGCGGTAAATCTGCGTTCCTACGTGAAACGGTGGATTTTAAACAGCGTAGGATTATTGCATGGGACCCTGAAGAAGATTACCCGCTCCCGAGAGTACGCAGCCTAGAGGCATTCTTAAAACTCGCTAAAAAGAGCGGTTTCGGGCCTATACGGTGTGCCTTGACTGTAGCGCCTACAGAGGAAAACTTCGAGCAGTTCTCGGCAATCGCCTTTGCGCTGGCTCATGCTGCTGCACCAATGACGATAATCGCGGATGAAATCGCAGACGTTACACGGGTGAGTAAGGCGAGTTTCCACTGGGGGCAATTATGCCGCAAGGTGCGCAAATATGGCGGGCGGCTATGCGCTATCACCCAGCGTCCACAGGAAGCGGACAAAACGATTATGAACCAAGTGGAATACACATGGTGTGGTGCACTAAAGACAACGGCCAGCGCTAAGTATATGGCCGCTGAAATGGGTATCACATTAGAGAAATTACAGTCAATTCAAAACATCCACCGCAAGCAGGTTCAATATTGGATCCGTAAAGGAACGGATGCGGCCACAATGGAAACTATCAAGTTTTAA
- a CDS encoding major capsid protein P2 yields MREIVALPTISGVAPKASVSQTLPIGMTYDRIHMQYSGVKPSQITNVRLELNGRLVTQYSTLQDLIEENTRFKREVKAGIATWHFVRDDMSSALYPELIEQRFFALGTNGLNTAQIRFDIAQEATAPVIECFAEKSAANVPGTLMKRRTFVYKLNNGRTEIDNLPRPTNASIMAIAIKAPGVEGVEFLVDNVKWRESVPLELHKHIMRQNGRTPIADEFYLDFCLEGDKYNTLKLDPAIRDMRLRVDCTQEIQAEVAVYYFDDFATSSF; encoded by the coding sequence ATGCGCGAGATTGTAGCTTTACCAACCATTTCAGGTGTAGCACCTAAAGCCAGTGTGTCTCAGACATTACCAATCGGCATGACCTATGACCGCATTCACATGCAGTATTCAGGGGTAAAACCGTCACAAATTACCAACGTGCGCCTTGAACTCAATGGCCGATTGGTTACGCAGTACAGCACATTGCAAGACCTTATCGAAGAAAACACACGTTTTAAGCGTGAAGTGAAAGCAGGGATTGCAACGTGGCACTTTGTACGCGATGACATGTCCAGTGCGCTTTATCCTGAACTCATAGAGCAACGCTTCTTTGCATTGGGTACAAATGGGCTAAACACCGCACAAATTCGCTTTGACATTGCACAAGAAGCCACAGCGCCAGTTATCGAATGCTTTGCTGAAAAGTCAGCGGCCAACGTGCCAGGTACTTTGATGAAGCGAAGAACGTTCGTGTACAAGCTAAACAATGGCCGTACTGAAATCGACAACCTGCCACGCCCAACGAACGCAAGCATTATGGCGATTGCGATTAAAGCGCCGGGCGTCGAAGGGGTTGAATTTCTGGTCGACAACGTGAAGTGGCGTGAATCAGTGCCGCTAGAGCTGCACAAGCACATCATGCGCCAGAATGGCCGCACACCAATCGCAGACGAGTTTTATCTCGACTTCTGTCTTGAGGGTGACAAGTACAACACCTTGAAATTAGATCCCGCTATTCGAGATATGCG